A window of Panicum virgatum strain AP13 chromosome 8K, P.virgatum_v5, whole genome shotgun sequence contains these coding sequences:
- the LOC120644437 gene encoding uncharacterized protein LOC120644437, whose product MSSSPARAPSPSPSPSPREHVERIRRERYFIGRGEQNPLAEDMHQAVNYLSQELYSKDVHFLMELVQNAEDNEYPSGVAPSLEFLITSKDITGSGACSTMLIFNNERGFSSTNIDSICRVGKSTKKGNRHQGYIGEKGIGFKSVFMISSEPHIFSNGYQIKFNEKPCAECNIGYIVPEWVESTPSLSDIEAIYGCSKVLPTTTIILPLKSEKIDAVKKQLSSMHPEMLLFLSKIRKLSVREDNSDPNSSTISEISISSERDYQDRKNMHAESYTVHLSAEESGKGEEECGYYMWRQKFPVKSENRVDKRAEIDEWVITLAFPHGHRLSRGMQLSPEVYAFLPTEMVTNFPFIIQADFLLASSREAILFDSPWNKGILECVPSAFMNAFVTLVKSGTDTPAMSLPSMFNFLPVNSALIPLLEPVRTGIKNKVLAEDIVPCESYASQKIFCKPSEVARLKPSFWTILGKAREYGMDLKNLSTHGTYILSSHFDKTTYNSVLEFLGVKSVSTEWYAKCIEGSNLVKEAHEQLYLEIIYFVANNWQNCFSGTNMMSIPLLRYVDRNGVLLFWSISRASQWKDRLCIASDRTYRSWLISWNKEFPSANRFFLHPSIQIALEGFSQETIVKNWLQNHARVEVVSVYSYGLTVVGSLDDDRRPLIAFAHFLYHSLKMKHIESYCLSELCSVMPVIDSYGNVVKKRNSIIVPAKGSKWVRLLGTNPWRNDGYIELSADYKSAGRFAGNYTSEDQLLEFLKTHLHASDVPFINPPNASFPTVSSPLTVYNAFLLLVWIRNIMSNGVRLPNRFLACVKKGSWLKTSVGYKPPNESFLSSANWGSLLQSASSFVDIPMIDQQFYRNMLHMYKQELKAIGVRFEFQEASAFIGSRLMSMAAINALTRENVYSLLRLIRFLREKVLSPSELIDSVKGGCWMKSTLGYRRPSDCIIYDSDWKVASCISNQPFLDVQFYGEAIHDYKPELELLGVIVGFKQNYQLVIDNFKFNSAAITPEATILILKCIRYVGSCEDFLRKLKDLKWVRTNVGFRAPNVSLLVDPEWECLVKIFEGVPIIDLGFYGSVISSYQDELKKTGLITRFEEASKAIAQVFKQMVSKSSLTKANVLALLKSYGQLRTHSPLPVELFNCLRSEKWLHTSLGFKSPKDAILFDHAWQYLSPVAVLPFIDDGDSSHGLGKDIYGYKDELRELGVTIEVKCGARFVIGGLSIPDDPSIMSKDTILSLLECIKNYFASATGSPKGFQDKICKEWLKTSMGYNFPDECILFDAKQSSLCMEDGPFIDEAFYGSEIASFKDALAKIGVIIDVNCGQELIARHLRSHKDRTTISRIYMYLMKHNWKPDNNISDWIWIPNETEGGEWVSSRSCVLYDKNNLFSQQLHILDKYYDRELLDFFSITFGVRHGPCSEDYCKLWATWENSVHMLAISDCFAFWKFIAINWTKKTEELLSGCVKVPVCINGKIILQNKENVFVPDDLLLADLFNKLHHQSVFIWYPSSTLPSMSRARLNRIYSSIGVQRISKAVTKNDSFTLENSCFRTVDSSKVIKVGLLQIIIAYLADPALDIPAEERQGMVSCLLNVTVQETYEPITVGYSVSLSSGEVVEVKACRMIRWERENCKLYMQSRDGESSYEEKIKFATYFADEISKGVLFERADQIPSLAELIKFGSLLDFQDAAVGFLLKSKNLQLFPEDEDFLKSSML is encoded by the exons ATGTCGTCGTCCCCGGCgcgggcgccgtcgccgtcgccgtcgccgtcgccgcgggagCACGTGGAGAGGATCCGGCGCGAGCGCTACTTCATCGGGCGCGGCGAGCAGAACCCGCTGGCGGAGGACATGCACCAGGCAGTGAACTACCTCAGCCAGGAGCTCTACTCCAAGGACGTCCACTTCCTCATGGAGCTCGTGCAG AATGCTGAAGATAACGAATACCCTTCTGGAGTAGCACCTTCTTTGGAGTTTCTAATTACATCGAAGGACATTACCGGATCGGGTGCATGCTCAACTATGCTCATCTTTAACAATGAGAGGGGATTCTCATCAACTAATATAGATTCCATCTGTCGTGTTGGGAAATCAACAAAGAAGGGAAACAGACATCAGGGTTACATTGGAGAGAAAG GCATTGGGTTCAAGAGTGTTTTCATGATATCAAGTGAGCCGCATATATTCAGTAACGGCTATCAGATCAAGTTCAATGAGAAACCATGCGCTGAATGCAACATTGGATACATTGTCCCTGAATGGGTGGAATCCACACCGAGTCTTTCAGACATCGAAGCCATATATGGATGCTCCAAAGTCCTACCCACAACCACCATCATCTTACCGTTAAAGAGTGAGAAAATTGATGCGGTGAAGAAGCAACTGTCAAGTATGCATCCTGAAATGCTACTCTTCCTGTCAAAGATCAGGAAGCTTTCAGTCCGAGAGGATAACTCTGATCCAAATAGTAGCACTATTAGTGAGATCTCAATTTCCAGTGAAAGAGATTACCAAGACAGGAAGAATATGCATGCAGAGTCTTATACAGTCCACTTGTCAGCTGAAGAGAGTGGTAAAGGAGAAGAAGAATGTGGTTACTATATGTGGAGGCAGAAATTCCCAGTAAAGTCTGAGAACAGAGTTGACAAACGTGCTGAAATTGATGAATGGGTGATAACCCTGGCCTTCCCACATGGCCACCGCCTCTCCCGTGGGATGCAGCTGTCACCTGAAGTTTATGCTTTTCTCCCTACTGAGATGGTAACAAACTTCCCCTTCATCATCCAGGCAGACTTCCTCCTTGCCTCATCAAGGGAAGCAATACTGTTCGACAGTCCATGGAATAAGGGAATCCTAGAGTGTGTCCCAAGTGCTTTCATGAATGCTTTTGTAACACTTGTGAAGTCAGGAACTGACACACCGGCTATGTCTCTGCCATCTATGTTCAACTTCTTGCCTGTCAATTCCGCACTGATCCCACTACTTGAGCCTGTTAGAACTGGCATCAAGAACAAGGTTCTTGCTGAGGATATAGTTCCTTGTGAGTCTTATGCTTCTCAAAAGATATTCTGCAAGCCCAGTGAAGTTGCACGGCTAAAGCCATCCTTTTGGACTATCCTTGGCAAAGCACGGGAATATGGAATGGACTTGAAGAATCTGTCGACTCATGGAACCTACATTCTTAGTTCTCATTTTGACAAGACTACATACAACAGTGTGCTTGAATTTCTGGGTGTCAAAAGTGTGAGCACTGAATGGTATGCAAAATGCATTGAAGGGTCTAATCTTGTCAAGGAGGCACATGAACAGCTTTATCTGGAAATTATATATTTTGTTGCCAACAATTGGCAAAACTGTTTCTCTGGTACAAACATGATGTCAATTCCCCTACTGAGATATGTTGATAGGAATGGTGTTCTCTTGTTTTGGAGCATATCAAGAGCTAGTCAGTGGAAGGATAGGTTGTGCATTGCATCTGACAGGACATACAGATCATGGTTAATCAGCTGGAACAAGGAGTTTCCATCTGCTAATCGGTTCTTTCTCCATCCCAGCATACAGATTGCTCTAGAAGGTTTCTCACAGGAGACGATAGTTAAAAACTGGCTTCAGAACCATGCAAGAGTGGAGGTTGTCTCCGTGTACAGTTATGGATTGACTGTTGTTGGTTCTTTGGATGATGATCGAAGGCCTCTTATTGCTTTCGCACACTTTCTGTACCACTCATTGAAGATGAAACACATAGAGAGCTACTGCTTATCAGAACTATGCAGTGTCATGCCGGTAATTGACAGCTATGGCAATGTTGTCAAGAAAAGAAATAGCATTATAGTTCCCGCCAAAGGAAGCAAATGGGTTCGTTTGCTGGGAACAAACCCATGGAGGAATGATGGTTATATTGAATTGTCAGCAGATTACAAGTCAGCAGGCCGTTTTGCTGGGAACTACACATCTGAGGATCAGTTATTGGAATTCCTCAAGACACATCTGCATGCCTCAGATGTCCCATTCATAAACCCACCAAATGCCAGCTTCCCTACTGTATCATCTCCTCTCACAGTGTACAATGCATTCTTGCTACTGGTATGGATACGGAATATCATGTCAAATGGTGTAAGATTACCAAATCGGTTTCTGGCTTGTGTAAAAAAAGGGAGTTGGCTAAAAACGTCAGTAGGGTACAAGCCACCAAATGAATCATTTCTGTCTAGTGCTAACTGGGGAAGCCTTTTGCAAAGTGCTTCTTCCTTTGTTGATATACCAATGATTGACCAACAGTTTTATCGAAACATGCTGCATATGTACAAACAGGAACTCAAGGCTATTGGGGTGAGATTTGAATTTCAGGAGGCATCAGCTTTCATTGGAAGCCGCCTCATGTCTATGGCTGCAATCAATGCGTTGACAAGAGAAAATGTGTACTCACTTCTTCGGCTCATTCGGTTCCTACGAGAGAAGGTTCTATCCCCAAGTGAACTGATTGACAGTGTTAAAGGTGGGTGTTGGATGAAGAGCACTCTTGGCTACAGGCGTCCTTCTGATTGTATCATCTATGACTCTGATTGGAAAGTGGCATCATGCATTAGTAACCAACCATTCCTTGATGTCCAGTTCTATGGCGAGGCAATCCATGACTACAAACCAGAGCTGGAGTTGCTTGGTGTTATTGTTGGGTTCAAACAAAATTACCAACTTGTTATTGACAACTTTAAGTTCAATTCTGCTGCTATTACCCCTGAGGCTACTATACTAATCCTCAAATGCATCCGCTATGTGGGTTCATGTGAAGATTTCTTAAGGAAGCTCAAAGATTTGAAATGGGTGAGGACTAATGTGGGATTTCGTGCTCCTAATGTGTCTTTACTTGTGGATCCTGAATGGGAGTGCCTTGTGAAGATTTTTGAAGGAGTTCCCATAATTGATTTAGGATTTTATGGGAGTGTCATCAGTTCATACCAAGACGAGTTGAAGAAAACTGGTTTGATAACACGATTTGAGGAGGCATCAAAGGCTATAGCTCAGGTTTTCAAGCAAATGGTATCCAAGTCATCACTTACAAAGGCTAATGTCCTTGCTCTACTAAAATCTTATGGGCAGCTGAGAACACACAGCCCACTTCCTGTTGAGCTTTTCAACTGCTTGCGCAGCGAGAAGTGGCTACACACATCACTAGGGTTCAAATCTCCCAAAGATGCAATCCTATTTGATCATGCATGGCAATATTTATCTCCTGTGGCAGTATTACCATTCATTGATGATGGTGACTCTTCTCATGGTTTAGGCAAGGATATATATGGTTATAAAGATGAGCTTAGGGAGTTGGGTGTTACTATTGAAGTGAAATGTGGTGCTAGATTTGTCATTGGTGGCCTCAGCATTCCTGATGATCCTTCCATCATGTCCAAAGATACCATCTTGTCATTGCTTGAGTGCATCAAGAACTACTTTGCCTCTGCAACTGGATCTCCTAAGGGCTTTCAGGACAAGATTTGCAAGGAGTGGTTGAAGACATCCATGGGCTACAACTTTCCTGATGAATGTATCCTATTTGATGCAAAACAGTCTTCTCTGTGCATGGAAGATGGCCCTTTCATCGACGAAGCATTCTATGGTTCAGAGATAGCCTCATTCAAAGATGCCCTTGCGAAAATTGGAGTGATTATTGATGTTAATTGTGGACAAGAGCTTATTGCTCGGCATCTCAGAAGCCACAAGGATAGAACTACTATTTCCCGGATCTACatgtacttgatgaagcatAATTGGAAGCCTGACAACAACATCAGCGATTGGATTTGGATACCAAACGAAACAGAGGGCGGAGAATGGGTGAGCTCAAGAAGCTGTGTTCTTTATGATAAGAACAATCTTTTTAGCCAGCAGCTGCATATTCTGGACAAATATTATGACAGGGAGTTGCTTGACTTCTTTTCAATCACTTTCGGTGTGAGGCATGGACCTTGTTCTGAAGACTATTGCAAATTATGGGCCACATGGGAGAATTCAGTTCACATGCTCGCGATATCTGATTGCTTTGCTTTCTGGAAGTTTATTGCAATTAACTGGACGAAAAAAACAGAGGAACTTCTTTCTGGTTGTGTCAAGGTTCCAGTATGTATCAATGGCAAGATCATTTTACAAAACAAGGAGAATGTGTTCGTTCCTGATGATCTACTGCTTGCAGATTTGTTCAACAAGCTTCATCATCAATCGGTTTTCATCTGGTATCCTTCTTCCACCCTACCATCCATGTCTCGAGCAAGGCTTAACAGAATCTATAGTAGCATTGGTGTTCAGAGAATATCCAAAGCAGTAACGAAGAATGATTCTTTTACCTTAGAGAATAGCTGTTTCAGAACAGTTGATTCGAGCAAGGTGATTAAGGTTGGCTTGCTCCAGATAATTATAGCATACCTTGCTGATCCTGCTCTCGACATTCCTGCTGAAGAGAGGCAGGGGATGGTTTCTTGCCTTCTGAATGTGACTGTCCAAGAAACTTATGAACCTATCACGGTGGGCTATAGTGTAAGCTTGTCATCTGGAGAGGTTGTGGAGGTGAAGGCCTGCCGAATGATTCGGTGGGAAAGGGAGAATTGCAAGCTGTACATGCAGAGCAGAGATGGTGAGTCCAGCTACGAAGAAAAGATTAAGTTCGCAACCTACTTTGCAGACGAGATATCTAAAGGAGTGCTCTTTGAGAGGGCGGATCAGATCCCTTCGCTTGCTGAACTCATAAAATTTGGAAGCTTACTGGACTTCCAGGATGCTGCTGTTGGGTTCTTGCTAAAGTCCAAGAACCTGCAGCTGTTCCCTGAAGATGAGGATTTTCTGAAGTCTTCAATGCTATAG